In one Chryseobacterium camelliae genomic region, the following are encoded:
- a CDS encoding LysR substrate-binding domain-containing protein encodes MNIQQLEYLIAVDKYKHFGKAAQACFITQPTLSAMIQKFEDELDVKVFDRTTHPIRTTDVGLQIIDQAKVIIESVNELKNKANLLNNILGGTINLGIIPTVSSFILPTEIFKFLEENPKIQMNVKEMTTDNIVKALKAGELDAGIISTPYDSADEFYQDFLFNEELMIYSSNTEANKKNTYVVPEELNVEKVWLLEEGNCLRNQFENICHLKENTLKPKNLDFLASNIQTLVHMVDKVGGISILPELALSQLSEEQKQNVFRFKKPFPYREISIIYYKPTFKQKIIDELSHSIKTSLDKKLNYNESPKEFVSIKPQ; translated from the coding sequence ATGAACATTCAGCAACTGGAGTATCTTATCGCAGTAGATAAGTATAAACATTTTGGTAAAGCAGCTCAAGCATGCTTCATTACACAGCCGACCTTAAGTGCAATGATACAGAAATTTGAGGATGAGCTGGATGTTAAGGTTTTCGACAGGACCACTCATCCTATCCGTACTACAGATGTGGGGCTTCAGATTATTGACCAGGCAAAGGTGATTATAGAATCTGTCAATGAATTAAAGAATAAAGCCAATCTTTTAAATAATATTTTGGGAGGAACGATCAACTTAGGAATCATTCCTACGGTTTCTTCTTTTATTTTACCTACTGAAATCTTCAAGTTTTTGGAAGAAAACCCGAAAATCCAGATGAATGTAAAAGAAATGACAACGGATAATATTGTTAAAGCTTTGAAAGCAGGAGAGCTGGATGCCGGAATTATTTCGACGCCTTATGACTCTGCCGACGAGTTTTATCAGGATTTTCTGTTCAATGAAGAGCTGATGATCTATAGTTCGAATACTGAGGCTAATAAAAAGAACACTTATGTAGTTCCTGAAGAATTGAATGTGGAAAAGGTCTGGCTTCTTGAAGAAGGAAACTGTTTGAGAAACCAGTTCGAGAATATCTGCCATCTTAAGGAAAATACCCTGAAACCTAAAAATTTAGATTTCCTTGCTTCTAATATTCAGACGTTGGTGCATATGGTAGATAAAGTGGGAGGAATCAGTATTTTACCGGAATTGGCTTTGAGCCAGCTTTCTGAAGAGCAGAAGCAGAATGTTTTCAGATTCAAAAAACCTTTCCCTTACAGAGAGATCAGTATTATCTACTATAAGCCGACATTCAAGCAGAAAATTATTGATGAATTGTCACATTCTATCAAAACATCTTTAGATAAAAAGCTGAATTATAATGAAAGTCCTAAAGAATTTGTAAGCATAAAGCCACAATAG